From Pseudomonas sp. StFLB209, a single genomic window includes:
- a CDS encoding TetR/AcrR family transcriptional regulator: MAQSETVERILDAAEQLFAEKGFAETSLRLITSKASVNLAAVNYHFGSKKALIQAVFSRFLGPFCASLERELERRQAQPEHKPDLEELLGILVEQAMAVQPRSGNDLSIFMRLLGLAFSQSQGHLRRYLEDMYGKVFRRYMVLVNEAAPCIPPIELFWRVHFMLGAAAFSMSGIKALRAISENDFGINTSIEQVMRLMVPFLAAGMRAQTGVTDPQMIAAQLRPRSKVAAVTNTAAVKA, from the coding sequence ATGGCCCAGTCGGAAACCGTAGAACGTATTCTTGATGCTGCCGAACAGTTGTTCGCCGAGAAGGGCTTCGCCGAGACGTCCTTGCGCCTGATCACCAGCAAGGCGTCGGTCAACCTCGCAGCGGTCAATTATCATTTCGGCTCCAAAAAAGCCTTGATCCAGGCAGTGTTCTCGCGCTTTCTCGGGCCGTTCTGCGCGAGCCTTGAGCGTGAGCTGGAGCGCCGTCAGGCCCAGCCGGAGCACAAGCCTGACCTTGAGGAACTGCTGGGTATCCTGGTCGAGCAGGCCATGGCGGTGCAGCCGCGCAGCGGTAACGACCTGTCGATCTTCATGCGCCTGCTTGGCCTGGCGTTCAGCCAGAGCCAGGGGCATCTGCGGCGTTACCTTGAAGACATGTACGGCAAGGTGTTTCGCCGGTATATGGTGCTGGTCAATGAGGCCGCGCCATGCATTCCACCGATCGAGCTGTTCTGGCGCGTTCACTTCATGCTCGGTGCTGCGGCATTCAGCATGTCGGGCATCAAGGCGCTGCGGGCCATTTCCGAGAATGACTTCGGCATCAATACCTCGATCGAGCAGGTCATGCGCCTGATGGTGCCGTTTCTGGCGGCCGGCATGCGTGCGCAAACCGGCGTCACTGATCCGCAGATGATCGCCGCCCAGCTCAGGCCGCGCAGCAAGGTCGCTGCGGTAACCAACACCGCCGCGGTCAAGGCCTGA
- a CDS encoding DUF1653 domain-containing protein encodes MHLQPGLYRHYKGPQYRVFSVARHSETEEYVVFYQALYGDYGMWVRPLTMFQETVEVDGERVPRFALVQAEESLFSRP; translated from the coding sequence ATGCACTTGCAACCAGGACTTTATCGTCATTACAAAGGGCCGCAGTACCGCGTTTTCAGCGTCGCGCGGCACTCTGAGACCGAAGAGTACGTGGTCTTTTATCAAGCGCTGTACGGGGACTACGGTATGTGGGTAAGACCTCTGACAATGTTTCAGGAAACTGTCGAGGTTGACGGCGAGCGCGTGCCGCGCTTTGCTTTGGTCCAGGCCGAAGAAAGTCTTTTTTCCAGGCCGTGA
- the sulA gene encoding SOS-induced cell division inhibitor SulA, whose product MQFHPAPHTQLPLFEAFLAQPIAPSLQELPQAFRETAPQVFSEVSLRGAAGSCLSLLAPILRDLSEEQDPRWLSLIAPPASLTQAWLREAGLNRERILILQPRGTQTALALAREALRLGRSHTVVSWLNPLSAAARQQLTAAARIGEAQSLNIRLG is encoded by the coding sequence ATGCAGTTTCATCCGGCCCCTCACACCCAATTACCACTGTTCGAAGCATTCCTGGCCCAGCCCATCGCCCCTTCCCTGCAGGAGCTGCCCCAGGCATTCCGGGAGACGGCACCGCAGGTGTTCAGCGAAGTGTCATTGCGTGGAGCGGCCGGAAGCTGCCTGAGCCTGCTGGCGCCAATTCTTAGAGATTTGAGTGAGGAGCAGGATCCACGCTGGCTCAGCCTGATCGCTCCGCCTGCCAGCCTGACCCAGGCATGGCTACGTGAGGCGGGCCTGAACCGGGAGAGAATCCTGATTCTGCAGCCCCGCGGCACACAAACCGCTCTGGCACTTGCTCGCGAGGCATTACGGCTGGGGCGCAGTCACACAGTGGTGAGCTGGCTCAATCCCCTCAGCGCAGCTGCACGGCAACAGCTGACGGCTGCGGCCCGTATCGGTGAAGCGCAAAGCCTGAATATCCGATTGGGCTGA
- the topA gene encoding type I DNA topoisomerase, whose product MGKSLVIVESPAKAKTINKYLGNQYVVKSSIGHIRDLPTSGSASASKEPAAKRGKAVAGDAPALSPKEKARRQLVARMGVDPDQGWKAKYEILPGKEKVIEELRKLAKDADTIYLATDLDREGEAIAWHLREAIGGDDERYKRVVFNEITKKAIQEAFSEPGELDIARVNAQQARRFLDRVVGYMVSPLLWAKVARGLSAGRVQSVAVKLVVEREREIRAFNPEEYWEVHADLGTAKGAKVRFEVARENGEAFKPLNEAQAMAALEKLKASSYSIAKREDKPTSSKPSAPFITSTLQQAASNRLGFGVKKTMMMAQRLYEAGYITYMRTDSTNLSADAVSMARSYIESEFGKKYLPDAPNVYSSKEGAQEAHEAIRPSDVNTHPSKLSGMERDAERLYELIWRQFVACQMPPAQYLSTTVSVTAGSFELRAKGRILKFDGYTKVLPQIAKPGDDGVLPDMGEGEKLDLLGIDPSQHFTKPPARFSEASLVKEMEKRGIGRPSTYAAIISTIQDRGYVTLHNRRFYSEKMGDIVTERLSESFSNLMDYGFTAGMEENLDDVAQGERDWKNVLDEFYEDFQTKLKVAEAPEGGMRANQPVMTDIPCKTCGRPMQIRTASTGVFLGCSGYSLPPKERCKATVNLTPGDEIADDDEGESESRVLRGKHRCPICSTAMDAYLLDEKHKLHICGNNPDCTGYEIEEGTYRIKGYEGPSLECDKCGSEMQLKTGRFGKFFGCTNAECKNTRKLLKSGEAAPPKMDPVKMPELKCEKVDDTYILRDGASGLFLAASQFPKNRETRAPLVLELVPHKQEIDPKYHFLCDAPVKDPDGRPAVVRYSRKTKEQYVQTEVDGKPTGWRAFHDGNAWKVEDKR is encoded by the coding sequence ATGGGCAAATCGCTGGTCATCGTGGAATCCCCGGCTAAGGCCAAGACCATCAACAAGTATTTGGGCAACCAGTACGTGGTGAAGTCGAGTATCGGCCATATCCGTGACCTGCCCACCAGCGGTTCGGCCAGTGCCTCCAAGGAGCCTGCTGCCAAGCGTGGCAAGGCGGTTGCCGGCGATGCTCCGGCGCTGAGCCCCAAGGAAAAGGCCCGTCGCCAGCTGGTGGCGCGAATGGGCGTTGATCCCGATCAGGGCTGGAAAGCCAAGTACGAGATTCTGCCGGGCAAGGAAAAGGTCATCGAAGAGCTGCGCAAGCTGGCCAAGGATGCCGACACCATTTACCTGGCAACGGACTTGGACCGCGAAGGGGAAGCCATTGCCTGGCACCTGCGCGAGGCCATCGGTGGTGATGATGAGCGCTACAAGCGCGTGGTGTTCAACGAGATCACCAAAAAAGCCATCCAGGAAGCCTTCTCCGAGCCTGGCGAACTGGATATCGCCCGGGTCAATGCCCAGCAGGCGCGTCGCTTTCTCGACCGTGTCGTTGGTTACATGGTTTCGCCGCTGCTCTGGGCCAAGGTTGCTCGCGGCCTGTCGGCCGGTCGGGTCCAGTCGGTAGCGGTCAAACTGGTGGTTGAGCGTGAGCGCGAAATCCGCGCCTTCAACCCGGAAGAGTATTGGGAAGTGCATGCCGACCTGGGCACCGCCAAGGGCGCCAAAGTGCGCTTTGAGGTGGCCCGCGAGAACGGCGAGGCTTTCAAACCGCTTAACGAAGCCCAGGCCATGGCGGCACTGGAGAAGCTCAAGGCCTCCAGCTACAGCATTGCCAAGCGCGAAGACAAGCCGACCAGCAGCAAGCCTTCTGCGCCATTCATCACCTCGACCCTGCAGCAGGCTGCCAGCAACCGCCTGGGCTTCGGCGTGAAGAAGACCATGATGATGGCCCAGCGTCTTTACGAAGCGGGCTACATCACCTATATGCGTACCGACTCGACCAACCTGTCGGCCGATGCGGTGAGCATGGCGCGCAGCTACATCGAGAGCGAGTTCGGCAAGAAATACCTGCCTGATGCGCCGAATGTCTACAGCAGCAAGGAAGGCGCCCAGGAGGCGCACGAAGCGATCCGTCCTTCGGACGTCAACACCCACCCCAGCAAGCTGTCGGGCATGGAGCGTGACGCCGAGCGCCTGTATGAGCTGATCTGGCGCCAGTTCGTGGCCTGCCAGATGCCACCGGCGCAATACCTGTCGACCACTGTCAGCGTGACTGCCGGTAGCTTCGAGCTGCGGGCCAAGGGGCGTATTCTCAAGTTCGACGGTTACACCAAGGTCTTGCCGCAGATCGCCAAGCCGGGTGACGACGGTGTGCTGCCTGACATGGGTGAGGGCGAGAAGCTCGACTTGCTGGGTATCGACCCCAGCCAGCACTTTACCAAGCCGCCAGCGCGCTTCTCTGAAGCCAGCCTGGTCAAGGAGATGGAAAAGCGCGGTATCGGTCGTCCATCGACTTATGCGGCGATCATCTCGACCATTCAGGATCGCGGCTATGTGACCCTGCACAACCGGCGTTTCTATTCCGAAAAGATGGGCGATATCGTCACCGAGCGCCTGAGCGAAAGCTTTTCCAATCTGATGGACTACGGCTTTACCGCCGGTATGGAAGAGAATCTCGACGACGTTGCCCAGGGTGAGCGGGACTGGAAAAACGTGCTGGACGAGTTCTACGAGGACTTCCAGACCAAGCTGAAAGTCGCCGAGGCGCCTGAGGGCGGCATGCGTGCCAACCAGCCGGTGATGACTGATATCCCTTGCAAGACTTGTGGCCGCCCGATGCAGATCCGCACTGCGTCCACCGGCGTGTTTCTTGGCTGTTCGGGCTACAGCCTGCCGCCTAAGGAACGCTGCAAGGCAACCGTCAACCTGACGCCGGGCGACGAGATTGCCGATGACGATGAGGGTGAATCGGAGTCGCGGGTACTGCGCGGCAAGCACCGTTGCCCGATCTGCAGCACGGCGATGGATGCCTACCTGCTCGATGAAAAGCACAAGTTGCACATTTGCGGTAACAACCCAGATTGCACCGGCTATGAAATCGAAGAGGGCACTTACCGGATCAAGGGCTACGAAGGCCCGAGCCTGGAATGCGACAAGTGCGGCAGTGAAATGCAGCTCAAGACCGGTCGCTTCGGCAAGTTTTTCGGTTGCACCAACGCCGAGTGCAAGAACACCCGCAAGCTGCTCAAGAGCGGCGAGGCGGCGCCGCCGAAGATGGACCCGGTGAAGATGCCGGAGCTCAAGTGCGAGAAGGTCGACGACACCTACATCTTGCGCGACGGTGCTTCAGGTCTGTTCCTGGCTGCCAGCCAGTTCCCGAAAAATCGCGAAACCCGTGCGCCATTGGTGCTGGAACTGGTGCCGCATAAACAGGAAATCGATCCGAAGTATCATTTCCTGTGTGATGCGCCGGTCAAGGACCCTGATGGCCGCCCGGCGGTTGTGCGCTACAGCCGCAAGACCAAGGAGCAGTATGTCCAGACCGAAGTGGACGGCAAGCCGACTGGCTGGCGCGCGTTCCACGATGGCAACGCCTGGAAGGTCGAAGACAAGCGTTGA
- a CDS encoding universal stress protein, with product MPYQHILVAIDLTDECDPVIKRARLLAQASGATLSFVHIVEPMAMAFGGDVPMDLSQLQQQQFDQAQAKLDLIKQKYPEVLVGKSHLTYGQPRQEIHKLAKEHGCDLIVVGSHGRHGLALLLGSTANDVLHGAPCDVLAVRLNKQD from the coding sequence ATGCCGTATCAACACATTTTGGTCGCCATAGACCTGACCGACGAATGCGACCCGGTCATCAAGCGCGCTCGCCTGCTGGCCCAGGCCAGCGGTGCCACGTTATCTTTCGTGCATATCGTCGAACCCATGGCCATGGCCTTTGGTGGCGACGTGCCGATGGACCTGTCCCAGTTGCAGCAGCAGCAATTTGACCAGGCCCAGGCGAAGCTGGACCTTATCAAACAGAAATACCCGGAAGTTCTGGTCGGCAAAAGCCACCTGACCTATGGCCAGCCACGCCAGGAAATCCACAAACTGGCCAAGGAGCACGGCTGCGACCTGATCGTCGTTGGCAGCCACGGCCGCCACGGCCTGGCCCTGTTGCTGGGTTCTACAGCCAATGACGTGCTGCACGGTGCGCCTTGTGATGTGCTTGCAGTACGCCTGAACAAGCAGGACTGA
- the fadA gene encoding acetyl-CoA C-acyltransferase FadA: MSLNPRDVVIVDFARTPMGRSKGGMHRNTRAEDMSAHLISKLLERNDKVDPAEVEDVIWGCVNQTLEQGWNIARMASLLTQIPHTSAAQTVSRLCGSSMSALHTAAQAIMTGNGDVFVVGGVEHMGHVGMMHGVDPNPHLSLYAAKASGMMGLTAELLGKMHGISREQQDAFALRSHQLAHKATVEGRFKDEIIPMQGYDEDGFLKVFAQDETIRPETTLEGLAALKPAFNPKGGTVTAGTSSQITDGASCMIVMSAQRAKDLGLEPLAVIRSMAVAGVDPAIMGYGPVPATQKALKRAGLSIADIDFFELNEAFAAQALPVLKDLKVLDKMNEKVNLHGGAIALGHPFGCSGARISGTLLNVMKQNGGRLGVATMCIGLGQGISTVFERV; this comes from the coding sequence ATGAGTCTGAATCCAAGAGATGTGGTGATCGTCGACTTCGCGCGCACACCCATGGGCCGCTCCAAGGGCGGCATGCACCGCAATACCCGCGCCGAGGACATGTCGGCGCACCTGATCAGCAAGCTGCTGGAGCGTAACGACAAGGTCGATCCTGCAGAAGTCGAAGACGTGATCTGGGGCTGCGTCAACCAGACCCTGGAGCAGGGCTGGAACATCGCCCGCATGGCCTCGCTGCTGACCCAGATTCCGCATACCTCGGCAGCCCAGACGGTCAGCCGTCTGTGCGGCTCGTCGATGAGCGCGCTGCACACGGCCGCCCAGGCAATCATGACCGGCAACGGTGATGTTTTCGTGGTCGGCGGTGTCGAGCACATGGGCCATGTGGGGATGATGCACGGTGTGGACCCTAACCCGCACCTGTCGCTCTATGCTGCCAAGGCTTCGGGGATGATGGGGCTGACTGCCGAGTTGCTGGGCAAGATGCATGGCATCAGCCGCGAGCAGCAGGATGCATTCGCCCTGCGCTCTCACCAACTGGCCCACAAGGCCACTGTGGAGGGGCGTTTCAAGGACGAGATCATTCCGATGCAGGGCTATGACGAAGACGGTTTCCTCAAGGTGTTTGCTCAGGATGAAACCATTCGTCCCGAGACCACTCTGGAAGGCCTGGCAGCCTTGAAGCCAGCCTTCAACCCCAAGGGCGGCACCGTGACCGCCGGTACCAGTTCGCAGATTACTGACGGCGCGTCATGCATGATCGTAATGTCTGCCCAGCGTGCCAAAGACCTGGGGCTGGAGCCGTTGGCGGTGATCCGTTCGATGGCGGTGGCCGGCGTAGACCCCGCGATCATGGGCTACGGACCTGTACCTGCGACGCAGAAGGCGCTCAAGCGTGCCGGCCTGTCGATTGCTGATATCGACTTCTTCGAGCTCAACGAAGCGTTCGCGGCGCAGGCGCTGCCGGTGCTCAAGGACCTGAAAGTGCTCGACAAGATGAACGAGAAGGTTAACCTGCATGGCGGCGCGATTGCTTTGGGTCACCCGTTCGGTTGTTCCGGTGCGCGGATCTCGGGCACCTTGCTCAACGTCATGAAACAAAATGGCGGCCGCTTGGGTGTGGCAACCATGTGTATTGGTCTGGGTCAGGGTATTTCCACCGTCTTCGAGCGGGTCTGA
- a CDS encoding DUF6586 family protein — MAQELYTRTNQKIFFAGLALETLGKAEQGQAMNAQAQIQAGRETVLFHLYGALLGLCHEIAGYYRLPQAGAPRAELLLAPEVLESVAIPELGELIELAQNRHTWLGQLLVAYAALFEPPRAPVKPKGDVTQPIIQAVNLDDEPEPEQGLTRDELESWRQSIKSLAVRFRQGMNEF; from the coding sequence ATGGCCCAAGAACTTTACACCCGCACCAACCAGAAGATTTTCTTCGCCGGCCTGGCTCTGGAAACCCTGGGCAAGGCTGAGCAAGGCCAGGCCATGAATGCCCAGGCGCAGATCCAGGCTGGCCGTGAAACTGTGTTGTTTCATCTGTACGGCGCTTTGCTGGGCCTGTGTCACGAGATCGCCGGTTACTACCGCCTGCCGCAAGCCGGGGCACCACGCGCCGAACTGTTGCTGGCGCCTGAGGTGCTGGAAAGCGTTGCCATCCCTGAGCTGGGCGAGTTGATCGAGCTGGCGCAGAACCGGCATACCTGGCTGGGTCAATTGTTGGTGGCCTATGCAGCGTTGTTCGAGCCGCCACGTGCGCCGGTCAAGCCCAAGGGCGATGTCACCCAGCCGATCATCCAGGCAGTGAATCTGGATGATGAGCCAGAGCCGGAGCAGGGCTTGACCCGTGACGAGCTGGAAAGCTGGCGGCAATCGATCAAGTCACTGGCGGTGCGTTTTCGCCAGGGGATGAACGAGTTCTGA
- the fadB gene encoding fatty acid oxidation complex subunit alpha FadB — translation MIYEGKAITVTALEGGIVELNFDLKGESVNKFNRLTLDELRQVVDTLKADASVTGVIVTSGKDVFIVGADITEFVDNFQLPDAELIAGNLQANRIFSDFEDLGVPTVAAINGIALGGGLEMCLAADYRVMASGAKVGLPEVKLGIYPGFGGTVRLPRLIGADNAIEWIASGKENTAEDALKVGAVDAVVEADKLRAAALDLIRRAISGEFDYKARRQPKLEKLKLNAIEQMMAFETAKGFVAGQAGPNYPAPVEAIKTIQKAASFGRDKALEVEAAGFVKMAKTSAAQSLIGLFLNDQELKRKAKAYDAQAREVKQAAVLGAGIMGGGIAYQSAVKGTPILMKDIREEAIQLGLNEASKLLGNRVEKGRLTPAKMAEALNAIRPTLSYGDFGHVDLVVEAVVENPKVKQAVLAEVEEQVGENTILASNTSTISINLLAKALKRPENFVGMHFFNPVHMMPLVEVIRGEKSSEQAVATTVAYAKKMGKNPIVVNDCPGFLVNRVLFPYFGGFARLVSAGVDFVRIDKIMEKFGWPMGPAYLMDVVGIDTGHHGRDVMAEGFPDRMKDDRRSAIDVLYDAKRLGQKNGKGFYAYETDKKGKPKKVTDPEVLDVLKPIVYEQRELSDEDIINWMMIPLCLETVRCLEDGIVETAAEADMGLIYGIGFPPFRGGALRYIDSIGVAEFVALADRYAELGALYEPTAKLREMARTGQRFFGQAPVKE, via the coding sequence ATGATTTACGAAGGTAAAGCCATCACGGTTACGGCTCTTGAAGGTGGCATCGTCGAATTGAATTTCGATCTCAAGGGTGAGTCCGTCAACAAGTTCAATCGCCTTACCCTCGACGAGTTGCGTCAGGTGGTCGATACCCTCAAGGCCGATGCGTCGGTCACCGGGGTGATCGTCACCAGCGGTAAGGATGTCTTCATTGTCGGCGCCGATATCACCGAGTTCGTCGACAATTTCCAGTTGCCCGACGCCGAGCTGATCGCCGGCAACCTGCAGGCCAACCGGATCTTCAGCGACTTTGAAGACCTGGGTGTGCCGACTGTGGCCGCGATCAATGGCATTGCACTGGGCGGTGGCCTGGAAATGTGCCTGGCGGCCGACTACCGAGTCATGGCCAGCGGTGCCAAAGTCGGCCTGCCGGAAGTCAAGCTGGGCATCTACCCCGGGTTTGGCGGCACAGTGCGCCTGCCACGTCTGATCGGTGCCGACAACGCCATCGAATGGATTGCTTCGGGTAAGGAAAACACCGCCGAAGATGCGCTGAAAGTCGGTGCAGTCGATGCCGTGGTCGAGGCCGACAAGCTCCGCGCAGCGGCGCTGGATCTGATCAGGCGCGCGATCAGCGGCGAGTTCGATTACAAGGCCAGGCGCCAGCCCAAGCTCGAAAAGCTCAAGCTCAATGCGATCGAGCAGATGATGGCCTTCGAGACAGCCAAGGGCTTTGTCGCCGGTCAAGCCGGCCCTAACTACCCGGCGCCGGTCGAAGCGATCAAGACCATTCAGAAAGCTGCCAGTTTCGGTCGTGACAAGGCACTTGAAGTCGAGGCCGCAGGCTTCGTCAAAATGGCCAAGACCTCTGCCGCGCAGAGCCTGATTGGCCTGTTCCTTAACGATCAGGAGCTCAAGCGCAAGGCCAAGGCCTATGATGCGCAAGCCCGCGAGGTCAAGCAGGCGGCGGTGCTGGGCGCGGGCATCATGGGAGGCGGCATCGCCTACCAGTCAGCAGTCAAAGGCACGCCGATCCTGATGAAGGACATCCGCGAAGAGGCCATCCAGCTGGGTCTCAACGAAGCGTCCAAGCTGCTTGGTAACCGGGTCGAGAAAGGCCGCCTGACGCCGGCAAAAATGGCCGAAGCGCTCAATGCCATTCGTCCGACCCTGTCTTACGGCGACTTCGGCCACGTCGATCTGGTGGTCGAAGCTGTGGTGGAGAATCCCAAGGTCAAGCAGGCGGTGCTGGCTGAGGTGGAAGAACAGGTTGGCGAAAACACCATCCTGGCGTCGAACACCTCGACCATCTCCATCAACCTGTTGGCCAAGGCGCTCAAACGCCCGGAAAACTTCGTCGGCATGCACTTCTTCAACCCGGTGCACATGATGCCGCTGGTGGAAGTGATCCGTGGCGAGAAGTCCAGCGAACAAGCCGTGGCAACCACCGTTGCCTATGCCAAGAAAATGGGCAAGAACCCGATTGTGGTCAATGACTGCCCGGGCTTTTTGGTCAACCGGGTGCTGTTTCCGTATTTTGGCGGTTTTGCCCGGCTGGTCAGTGCCGGTGTCGACTTCGTGCGCATTGACAAGATCATGGAAAAATTCGGCTGGCCGATGGGCCCGGCGTACCTGATGGACGTGGTCGGTATCGACACCGGCCACCATGGTCGCGACGTGATGGCTGAAGGCTTCCCGGATCGGATGAAAGACGACCGCCGCTCGGCTATCGATGTCCTGTATGACGCCAAGCGTCTTGGGCAGAAGAACGGCAAGGGTTTCTACGCGTATGAAACCGACAAGAAGGGCAAGCCGAAGAAGGTCACCGACCCTGAGGTGCTCGACGTGCTCAAGCCGATTGTCTACGAGCAGCGCGAGCTGAGCGATGAGGACATCATCAACTGGATGATGATCCCGCTGTGCCTGGAGACTGTCCGCTGCCTTGAAGACGGTATCGTCGAGACGGCCGCCGAGGCTGACATGGGGCTGATCTACGGCATTGGCTTCCCTCCGTTCCGTGGTGGGGCACTGCGTTACATCGATTCGATTGGCGTAGCTGAATTCGTGGCCCTGGCTGACCGCTATGCCGAACTGGGCGCCCTGTATGAACCGACCGCGAAACTGCGTGAGATGGCCCGTACCGGCCAGCGTTTCTTCGGTCAAGCGCCAGTCAAGGAGTAA
- the lexA gene encoding transcriptional repressor LexA, which produces MIKLTPRQAEILDFIKRCLEDNGYPPTRAEIAQKLGFKSPNAAEEHLKALARKGAIEMTPGASRGIRIPGFEARQADDSSLPIIGRVAAGAPILAQQHIEESCNINPTFFHPSADYLLRVHGMSMKDVGILDGDLLAVHTTREARNGQIVVARIGDEVTVKRFKREGNKVWLIAENPEFAPIEVDLKEQELVIEGLSVGVLRR; this is translated from the coding sequence ATGATCAAACTGACGCCCCGCCAGGCCGAAATCCTGGACTTCATCAAACGTTGCCTCGAAGACAACGGCTACCCGCCAACCCGGGCGGAGATAGCCCAGAAGCTCGGCTTCAAATCACCGAATGCCGCTGAAGAACACCTCAAGGCCCTGGCCCGCAAAGGCGCCATCGAGATGACGCCGGGCGCCTCGCGAGGCATCCGCATCCCAGGTTTCGAAGCCCGCCAGGCCGACGACAGCAGCCTGCCCATCATCGGCAGGGTTGCCGCCGGCGCACCGATCCTCGCCCAGCAGCACATCGAGGAGTCATGCAACATCAACCCGACCTTCTTTCATCCAAGCGCCGACTACCTGTTGCGCGTCCACGGCATGAGCATGAAGGACGTCGGCATCCTCGACGGCGACCTGCTGGCAGTACACACCACTCGCGAAGCACGCAACGGGCAGATCGTGGTAGCCCGGATCGGTGACGAAGTCACAGTCAAGCGCTTCAAACGCGAAGGCAACAAGGTCTGGCTGATTGCTGAAAACCCTGAGTTCGCGCCTATCGAGGTCGATCTCAAGGAGCAGGAACTGGTCATCGAAGGCTTGAGCGTCGGCGTGCTGCGCCGCTAA